The Lepeophtheirus salmonis chromosome 1, UVic_Lsal_1.4, whole genome shotgun sequence genome has a segment encoding these proteins:
- the LOC121119780 gene encoding uncharacterized protein → MKVFIAFCLIGVALVHSQNFGRQNFRSSGNRNFRKGRQFNTQPPIPTGGGIDFSGCQNDIETGLCCIEKDETVSSIQKDPLLECTHKNVEKCHYTYITQFSPSQEEVCDENFEKSCQITFKQQAFNETIKKCYKPLEKVCNGQGPEECRTLYESSCTTKYVEKQPGKFVGDTSCEKLPIEICGAGCTTEEGPEECHDKTVTSLVDIPEEICDLNPQKTCRFQTKLVPRLKPAHECTTIPQETCNLKFTQPRKVDKPLKTKWCLDDTPPVPGETYDENNALGAPIGSFSQNSNSFAQPDNSVGSQQQSSSSSSSFGPQQQSSSFGGSSSSSFGPQQSSSFGSQSSSGGLQQVSSFGQQGSSFGGSQQGSSFGGSQQGSSFGGSQQGSSFGGSQQGSSFGGSQQGSSFGGSQQGSSFGGSQQGSSIGGSQQGSTFGGSQQGSSLGGSSFGGSQQASSFGGSSFGGSQQGSSFDGSQQTSSFGGSEQQSSSSFGGPSSQSFSNQGFQSSGSSSQNNLDSYGSI, encoded by the exons Atgaag gTGTTTATTGCTTTTTGCCTCATTGGTGTGGCACTAGTCCACTCACAAAACTTTGGAAGGCAGAACTTCAGATCTTCTGGGAATCGAAACTTTAGAAAGGGTCGTCAATTCAATACACAACCTCCCATTCCTACGGGAGGTGGAATTGACTTCAGTGGATGTCAAAATGACATTGAAACTGGATTGTGTTGTATTGAGAAGGACGAAACTGTTTCAAGTATCCAAAAGGATCCCCTTCTTGAATGTACTCACAAGAATGTCGAAAAGTGTCACTATACCTACATCACACAATTTTCTCCTTCTCAAGAGGAAGTATGcgatgaaaattttgaaaaaagctgTCAAATCACCTTCAAACAACAAGCCTTTAATGAAACCATCAAGAAATGCTACAAGCCCCTTGAAAAGGTATGTAATGGACAAGGTCCAGAAGAGTGTCGTACACTCTATGAATCCTCCTGTACCACCAAGTACGTTGAGAAGCAACCTGGTAAGTTTGTTGGTGATACAAGCTGTGAAAAGCTACCAATCGAGATCTGTGGGGCTGGATGTACTACTGAAGAAGGTCCTGAAGAATGTCACGACAAAACTGTTACTTCTCTTGTTGATATCCCAGAAGAAATCTGTGATTTGAACCCCCAAAAGACCTGTAGATTCCAAACAAAGTTAGTCCCTAGACTTAAGCCTGCCCACGAATGTACCACAATTCCTCAAGAGACATGCAACTTGAAATTTACTCAACCCAGGAAGGTGGATAAGCCATTGAAGACCAAGTGGTGTTTGGATGATACTCCCCCCGTCCCAGGAGAGACCTATGATGAAAACAATGCTCTTGGTGCTCCCATTGGATCCTTTAGTCAAAACAGCAATAGCTTTGCTCAACCTGATAACTCTGTTGGCTCCCAACAACaatcctcttcttcttcctcctcctttGGCCCACAACAACAGTCCTCTTCCTTTGGTGGATCATCATCATCTTCTTTCGGGCCACAACAATCATCTTCCTTCGGATCCCAAAGTTCTTCCGGTGGTTTACAACAAGTCTCCTCTTTCGGTCAACAAGGCTCTTCTTTCGGTGGTTCACAACAAGGCTCTTCTTTCGGTGGCTCACAACAAGGCTCTTCTTTCGGTGGCTCACAACAAGGCTCTTCTTTCGGTGGCTCACAACAAGGCTCTTCTTTCGGTGGATCACAACAAGGTTCCTCTTTCGGTGGATCACAACAAGGCTCCTCTTTCGGTGGATCACAACAAG GCTCCTCTATCGGTGGCTCACAACAAGGTTCCACTTTTGGTGGCTCACAACAAGGTTCCTCTTTAGGCGGTTCTTCCTTCGGTGGCTCACAACAAGCTTCCTCTTTTGGTGGCTCTTCCTTCGGAGGCTCACAACAAGGTTCCTCTTTCGATGGCTCACAACAAACTTCTTCTTTCGGTGGCTCAGAACAACAATCTTCCTCCTCCTTTGGTGGACCCTCTTCTCAATCCTTTTCCAACCAAGGGTTCCAATCCTCCGGTTCCTCTTCCCAAAACAACTTGGACTCCTACGGATCCATTTAA